Proteins from one Loktanella sp. M215 genomic window:
- a CDS encoding ABC transporter permease, producing MIVLDKRPQPSRLWSYAAPVLAVVLTMLVGGVLFAALGKNPVEVIRTIFLDPLFSEFAWFYRPQLLIKGAPLVLIAVGLSFGFRAGIWNIGAEGQYIIGALCGAAVGLALYPAETRWIFPLMIVAGAFGGWIWAMIPGVLKVKFGTNEILVSLMLVYVAESLLAAMALGPLKNPEGMGFPGSRNLAQYPSAANLELIAGTGLHWGVVAALIAVIFAYVVLARHIFGFQVRLAGQAPRAARFAGVNPARMILICMGLSGALAGMAGLFEVAGPAGQVTIDFNVGYGFTAIIVAFLGRLHPVGILLAGGLMALTYIGGGIAQSNLGLPAAAISLLQGMLLFFLLAVDVLTHYRVRFAARQVA from the coding sequence ATGATCGTGCTGGACAAGAGGCCGCAGCCGAGCCGCCTGTGGAGTTATGCGGCACCGGTGCTGGCGGTCGTGCTGACCATGCTGGTCGGCGGTGTGCTGTTCGCGGCGCTGGGCAAGAACCCGGTGGAGGTGATCCGGACGATCTTCCTCGACCCGCTGTTTTCGGAGTTTGCGTGGTTCTATCGCCCGCAACTGCTGATCAAGGGGGCGCCGCTGGTGCTGATCGCCGTGGGGCTCAGCTTCGGGTTTCGCGCGGGGATCTGGAACATCGGGGCCGAGGGGCAATACATCATCGGGGCGCTGTGCGGTGCGGCGGTGGGGCTGGCATTGTACCCCGCCGAGACGCGGTGGATCTTTCCGCTGATGATCGTGGCTGGGGCCTTCGGCGGCTGGATCTGGGCGATGATCCCGGGTGTGCTGAAGGTGAAGTTCGGGACGAACGAGATCCTCGTGTCGCTGATGCTGGTTTATGTGGCCGAAAGCCTGCTGGCGGCGATGGCGCTGGGGCCGTTGAAGAACCCGGAAGGCATGGGATTTCCGGGCAGCCGTAACCTCGCGCAATATCCCAGTGCCGCCAATCTGGAGCTGATTGCGGGCACGGGTTTGCACTGGGGGGTCGTGGCCGCGCTGATCGCGGTGATCTTTGCCTATGTCGTGCTGGCGCGGCATATCTTCGGGTTTCAGGTGCGGCTTGCGGGACAGGCACCGCGGGCCGCGCGCTTTGCGGGGGTCAATCCCGCGCGGATGATCCTGATCTGCATGGGGTTGTCGGGCGCGCTGGCGGGCATGGCCGGACTATTCGAGGTGGCGGGACCCGCGGGGCAGGTCACCATCGATTTCAACGTGGGCTACGGCTTTACCGCGATCATCGTGGCGTTTCTGGGCCGCCTGCATCCGGTCGGCATTTTGCTGGCGGGGGGGCTGATGGCGCTGACCTATATCGGTGGCGGCATCGCGCAGAGCAATCTGGGCCTGCCCGCCGCTGCAATTTCGTTGTTGCAGGGGATGCTGTTGTTCTTCCTTCTCGCGGTCGATGTGCTGACCCATTACCGTGTGCGGTTCGCCGCGAGACAGGTGGCGTGA
- a CDS encoding ABC transporter permease, producing the protein MDLSAINPILLLASLMVAATPILLAAIGELVVERAGVLNLGVEGMMITGAVCGFIVATATGSPWLGFLGAALGGALLSLLFGVLTQFLLSNQVATGLALTLFGLGLSALMGQSYLGIRAPAFPDIHVPLLGDIPVIGPIVFQHDPMVYVGLGIVAGVWWFLNRTRAGLVLRAVGENHDAAHALGYHVRRTRMLAIMFGGACAGLGGAYLSLVRVPQWTEGMTAGAGWIALAIVVFASWKPGRLVLGAYLFGGVTVLQLNLQAAGVAVPVEYLSMSPYLATIAVLVIMSAGRAPGSLGRIFHAAR; encoded by the coding sequence ATGGACCTGAGTGCAATTAACCCGATCCTGCTGCTGGCCTCGCTGATGGTGGCCGCCACGCCGATCCTGCTCGCCGCGATCGGAGAGCTGGTGGTCGAGCGGGCGGGGGTTTTGAACCTTGGCGTCGAGGGGATGATGATCACCGGGGCCGTCTGCGGGTTCATCGTCGCCACGGCGACGGGGTCGCCGTGGCTGGGATTTCTGGGCGCGGCACTGGGCGGGGCGCTGCTCTCGCTGCTGTTCGGGGTGCTGACGCAGTTCCTTTTGTCCAACCAGGTGGCGACGGGCCTTGCGCTGACGCTGTTCGGGCTGGGGCTGTCGGCGCTGATGGGGCAAAGCTATCTTGGTATCCGGGCGCCGGCGTTTCCGGATATTCACGTGCCGCTGCTGGGCGATATTCCGGTCATCGGGCCGATCGTGTTCCAGCACGATCCAATGGTCTATGTGGGCCTTGGGATCGTGGCCGGAGTCTGGTGGTTCCTGAACCGGACCCGCGCTGGCCTGGTCCTGCGCGCGGTAGGCGAGAATCACGATGCCGCCCATGCGCTGGGCTATCACGTGCGACGCACGCGGATGCTGGCGATCATGTTCGGCGGGGCCTGTGCGGGGCTGGGCGGGGCGTATCTGAGCCTTGTGCGCGTGCCGCAGTGGACCGAAGGGATGACAGCGGGCGCAGGTTGGATCGCGCTGGCCATCGTCGTCTTTGCCAGCTGGAAACCGGGGCGGCTGGTGCTGGGTGCCTATCTATTCGGCGGCGTCACAGTGCTGCAGCTTAATCTGCAGGCGGCGGGGGTGGCGGTGCCGGTCGAGTATCTTTCGATGTCGCCCTACCTTGCCACCATCGCGGTTCTGGTGATCATGTCCGCCGGACGGGCACCCGGGTCACTGGGCCGTATCTTTCACGCCGCACGGTAA
- a CDS encoding BMP family ABC transporter substrate-binding protein, translated as MKRRTLLASGAAAAALGLTGLPVLAQDTKTKVGFIFVGPVGDGGWTYQHNEGRLAIEQEFGDSVETMFVESVPEGPDAVRVMTDMALKGANLIFTTSFGYMDQTVEVASKFPNVKFEHATGFKDAPNLATYSARFYEGRAVQGHIAGHMTTSNIIGYIGSFPIPEVIRGINSSYLAAKAVNPDVQFKIVWAYTWFDPAKEAEAANVLIEQGADVILQHTDSTAPQAAAQAKGNVITFGQASDMAEYAPSPRVSSIIDNWAPYYIDRTRAVMDGTWETHQVWEGIGDGMVKIGEISDAVPAEVKASAEALRDSIAAGETHPFTGPVNKQDGSVWLAEGEKADDGTLLGMNFYVEGIEGDIPS; from the coding sequence ATGAAAAGAAGAACTTTGCTGGCCAGCGGTGCGGCTGCCGCGGCGCTGGGCCTGACCGGCCTGCCCGTACTGGCGCAGGACACCAAGACCAAGGTCGGCTTCATCTTCGTCGGCCCGGTGGGCGACGGCGGCTGGACCTATCAGCACAACGAGGGCCGCCTCGCGATCGAGCAGGAATTCGGCGACAGCGTCGAGACGATGTTCGTGGAATCCGTCCCCGAAGGCCCCGATGCCGTGCGCGTCATGACCGACATGGCGCTGAAGGGTGCCAACCTGATCTTCACGACCTCTTTCGGCTACATGGACCAGACGGTCGAGGTGGCGTCCAAGTTCCCGAATGTGAAGTTCGAGCATGCGACGGGCTTCAAGGACGCGCCGAACCTCGCGACCTACTCGGCCCGCTTCTACGAAGGCCGAGCCGTGCAGGGGCATATCGCGGGTCACATGACCACGTCGAACATCATCGGCTATATCGGGTCCTTCCCGATCCCCGAGGTCATCCGCGGCATCAACTCCTCTTACCTTGCGGCCAAGGCCGTGAACCCGGACGTACAGTTCAAGATCGTCTGGGCCTACACCTGGTTCGATCCCGCGAAAGAGGCCGAGGCCGCCAACGTGCTGATCGAACAGGGTGCCGACGTGATCCTGCAGCACACGGATTCGACAGCACCGCAGGCAGCGGCACAGGCCAAAGGTAACGTCATCACCTTCGGGCAGGCGTCCGACATGGCCGAATATGCGCCCTCTCCCCGGGTGTCGTCGATCATCGACAACTGGGCGCCCTACTACATCGACCGCACCCGCGCCGTGATGGACGGCACGTGGGAGACGCATCAGGTCTGGGAAGGCATCGGCGACGGCATGGTCAAGATCGGCGAGATCTCTGACGCCGTGCCCGCCGAGGTCAAGGCCAGTGCCGAAGCGCTGCGCGATTCCATCGCGGCCGGCGAAACGCATCCCTTTACCGGGCCGGTGAACAAGCAGGACGGGTCCGTCTGGCTGGCCGAGGGCGAAAAGGCCGACGACGGCACGCTGCTGGGCATGAACTTTTACGTCGAGGGGATCGAGGGCGACATTCCGTCCTGA
- a CDS encoding DUF6614 family protein: protein MNLYHCSVDLKENTKAIAFAVAVEAWMTHLKTSGVIGSWRMCRRKLGFGAPRARDFLLEIEVADLSQLDQAFRFTAAKDDVTERLYTTVHQMVGEVDVALYRPFPDPERAERMALI, encoded by the coding sequence ATGAACCTTTACCACTGCTCGGTCGATCTGAAGGAAAACACCAAGGCCATCGCCTTTGCCGTCGCGGTCGAGGCGTGGATGACGCACCTGAAGACCAGCGGCGTGATCGGGTCCTGGCGGATGTGCCGCAGAAAACTGGGCTTTGGTGCGCCGCGGGCGCGGGATTTCCTGCTGGAAATCGAGGTCGCGGATCTGTCGCAACTGGATCAGGCGTTTCGCTTTACCGCGGCAAAGGACGACGTGACCGAACGTCTTTACACGACCGTTCACCAGATGGTGGGAGAGGTCGATGTCGCGCTTTACCGGCCCTTCCCCGATCCGGAACGCGCTGAACGGATGGCGCTGATCTGA
- a CDS encoding aldo/keto reductase, with the protein MTHLHTRDGTALSRLTFGTMQFGGRADAATSRAMYDAARAAGVNHFDTAVRYTEGAAETLLGPMVAPERDAIYLATKVAYAGGAGRVNILEQFDICRSQLQMDSVDLLYLHRWDDETPLEETFATMARLQADGAIRHIGVSNYAAWQVMKAQAVCATFETRIDVMQPMYNLVKRQAEVEILPMAADQGIKVCSYSPLGGGLLTGKYARGETGRLSEDKMYAARYGRDWMHDAGAALADMADAVGTDAATLAVAWVAAHPTAPSPIISAKSVAQLDPSLAANAFQMTADLYDRITALSPTPPPATDRLEEA; encoded by the coding sequence ATGACACATTTGCACACACGCGATGGGACCGCCCTGTCCCGCCTGACCTTTGGTACCATGCAGTTCGGCGGTCGCGCCGACGCGGCGACAAGCCGCGCCATGTATGATGCGGCCCGCGCCGCCGGGGTGAACCATTTCGACACCGCCGTCCGCTATACGGAAGGGGCGGCTGAGACGCTGCTGGGGCCGATGGTGGCACCCGAACGTGACGCGATCTATCTGGCGACCAAGGTGGCCTATGCGGGTGGCGCGGGACGGGTCAACATTCTGGAACAATTCGATATCTGCCGCAGCCAGCTGCAGATGGACAGCGTCGATCTGCTGTATCTGCACCGCTGGGACGACGAAACGCCGCTGGAGGAGACCTTTGCCACGATGGCGCGCCTGCAGGCGGACGGGGCGATCCGGCACATCGGCGTGTCGAACTATGCCGCGTGGCAGGTGATGAAGGCGCAGGCGGTCTGCGCTACCTTCGAGACGCGGATCGACGTGATGCAGCCGATGTACAATCTGGTCAAGCGGCAGGCCGAGGTCGAGATCCTGCCGATGGCGGCGGATCAGGGGATTAAGGTCTGTTCCTATTCGCCGCTGGGCGGCGGGCTGCTGACGGGCAAATATGCCCGCGGCGAAACGGGCCGGTTGTCCGAAGACAAGATGTACGCCGCCCGCTATGGCCGGGACTGGATGCATGATGCGGGCGCTGCCCTTGCTGACATGGCGGACGCGGTCGGCACCGATGCGGCGACGCTGGCCGTGGCTTGGGTCGCGGCGCATCCAACCGCCCCCTCGCCCATCATCTCGGCCAAGTCGGTGGCGCAGCTTGACCCGTCATTGGCCGCGAATGCGTTTCAGATGACGGCGGACCTGTACGACCGCATCACTGCCCTGTCGCCGACGCCGCCGCCCGCCACGGACCGGCTGGAGGAGGCATGA
- a CDS encoding NAD(P)/FAD-dependent oxidoreductase: MTDFIVIGGGVAGISAAARLSHLGRVTLIEAEAQTGYHSSGRSAALFEETYGKPTTVALNTASRPYHESANGGVLSPRGLLLLGSAAEKDAFDVDLAHMGLDEISTAEARALVPILSDHADRAAYHADAWDIDTELLMQNFLREMRGNGGTLMAASRVSAIAREATGWRVITPQGDVTAAVLVNAAGAWADQIAAMAGVKTLGLQPLRRSMARLAAPGGHDLRGWPMMFGPGEHWYAKPDAGALLVSPAEEVPVDPHDAYPDDMTLAEGLFRYQEYFTPEVTRPIATWAGLRTFAPDRQLVLGRAVDAPSFVWCAGQGGYGFQTAPAASALIADILAERVPEIGADLAQALSPARFG; the protein is encoded by the coding sequence ATGACCGATTTCATCGTGATCGGCGGCGGCGTGGCCGGAATCTCGGCCGCAGCACGTTTGTCGCACCTGGGCCGCGTCACGCTGATCGAGGCGGAGGCGCAGACCGGCTATCACAGTTCCGGCCGGTCGGCGGCGCTGTTCGAGGAGACCTATGGTAAGCCCACGACGGTCGCGCTGAACACCGCCAGCCGCCCCTATCACGAGAGCGCGAACGGCGGCGTGCTGTCGCCGCGCGGGCTGCTGCTGCTGGGCAGCGCCGCCGAGAAAGACGCCTTTGACGTCGATCTGGCGCATATGGGGCTGGACGAGATTTCCACCGCCGAGGCGCGTGCGCTGGTCCCGATCCTGTCGGACCACGCGGACCGGGCGGCCTATCACGCTGACGCCTGGGACATCGACACAGAGCTTTTGATGCAGAACTTCCTGCGCGAGATGCGCGGGAACGGCGGCACGCTGATGGCGGCATCGCGCGTCAGCGCCATCGCGCGCGAGGCGACGGGCTGGCGCGTGATCACGCCGCAAGGCGATGTGACGGCTGCGGTGCTGGTCAATGCGGCGGGCGCCTGGGCCGATCAGATCGCCGCGATGGCGGGGGTGAAGACCTTAGGTCTGCAGCCCCTGCGCCGGTCGATGGCACGGCTGGCGGCCCCCGGCGGGCACGATCTGCGCGGCTGGCCGATGATGTTCGGACCGGGGGAACACTGGTACGCCAAACCCGACGCGGGTGCCCTGCTGGTGTCCCCGGCCGAGGAAGTGCCGGTCGATCCCCATGACGCCTATCCCGACGACATGACGCTGGCCGAGGGGCTGTTTCGCTATCAGGAATATTTCACGCCAGAGGTCACGCGCCCGATTGCCACATGGGCGGGGCTGCGCACCTTTGCCCCCGATCGCCAGCTGGTGCTGGGTCGCGCGGTGGATGCGCCGTCCTTCGTCTGGTGTGCCGGGCAAGGCGGTTACGGCTTTCAGACGGCCCCTGCCGCCTCTGCCCTGATCGCCGATATTCTGGCGGAGCGAGTGCCCGAAATCGGGGCTGATCTGGCGCAGGCCCTGTCGCCGGCCCGGTTCGGCTGA
- a CDS encoding SDR family oxidoreductase gives MTKTALVVGATGIQGSAIAATLAADGWTVLGLARTPQDQPGVTPVAADLLDPASLAQALDGLAPTHVFLTTWLRQDTEAENIRVNRTMVRNLLDALRPAGSVEHVALVTGLKHYLGPFEAYGKGTLPKTPFREDQGRLDVANFYYAQEDEVFAAAERDGFGYSIHRPHTVIGKAVGNAMNMGTTLAVYATLCKATGRPFRFPGSQVQWDALTDMTDARQLADQVIWAATTPAARNEDFNIVNGDVFRWNWMWHRIGDYFGVKVEDFDGTERPLADQMKDDAALWADIARQHGLAESDLTRLASPWHTDADLGRPIEVVTDMSKSRALGFTGYIATDRAFFDLFDRLRADGIIPKA, from the coding sequence ATGACCAAGACCGCACTCGTCGTCGGCGCGACCGGCATTCAGGGCAGCGCCATCGCCGCGACACTCGCCGCCGACGGCTGGACCGTCCTCGGCCTTGCCCGCACGCCGCAGGATCAGCCCGGCGTCACCCCCGTCGCCGCTGACCTGCTGGACCCCGCGTCGCTGGCGCAGGCGCTGGACGGCCTGGCACCCACCCACGTCTTTCTGACCACATGGTTGCGGCAGGATACAGAGGCCGAGAACATCCGCGTCAACCGCACCATGGTCCGCAACCTGCTCGACGCCCTGCGCCCCGCGGGCAGCGTGGAACACGTGGCCCTCGTCACCGGTCTGAAACACTACCTCGGCCCGTTCGAGGCCTACGGCAAGGGCACCCTGCCCAAGACCCCGTTCCGCGAGGATCAGGGCCGTCTGGACGTGGCGAACTTCTACTACGCGCAAGAGGATGAGGTTTTTGCCGCCGCCGAGCGCGACGGCTTCGGCTACAGCATCCACCGCCCCCACACGGTGATCGGCAAGGCCGTCGGCAATGCGATGAACATGGGCACGACGCTGGCCGTCTACGCCACGCTCTGCAAGGCGACGGGGCGGCCGTTCCGCTTTCCGGGCTCTCAGGTGCAGTGGGACGCGCTGACCGACATGACTGATGCGCGGCAACTGGCGGATCAGGTGATCTGGGCCGCGACCACGCCTGCCGCCCGGAACGAGGATTTCAACATCGTGAACGGCGACGTCTTCCGCTGGAACTGGATGTGGCACCGGATCGGGGACTACTTCGGCGTCAAGGTCGAAGACTTCGACGGCACCGAACGGCCGCTGGCGGATCAGATGAAGGACGACGCCGCCCTCTGGGCCGACATCGCCCGGCAGCACGGTCTGGCGGAAAGCGACCTCACGCGCCTCGCCTCGCCTTGGCACACGGATGCCGACCTTGGCCGCCCGATCGAGGTCGTGACCGACATGAGCAAGAGCCGTGCGCTGGGCTTCACCGGTTACATCGCGACGGACCGGGCGTTCTTCGACCTCTTCGATCGCCTGCGCGCCGACGGCATCATTCCCAAAGCCTGA
- a CDS encoding winged helix-turn-helix transcriptional regulator, with protein sequence MLDDDWREDCAPRRVMEIFATKWTSMILHTLQARHRGAARSGILHRSLPGLSKKMFVQTLRDMETSGLIDRTVDSTVPPAVTYALTPLGLRFVDLVDMVYDWGRDNADALDALQPRDGARRGRTAAVPKA encoded by the coding sequence ATGCTGGATGACGATTGGCGCGAGGATTGCGCGCCCCGCCGCGTGATGGAGATCTTTGCCACCAAATGGACCAGCATGATCCTGCACACCCTGCAGGCCCGCCACCGGGGGGCCGCCCGCAGCGGCATCCTGCACCGCAGCCTGCCGGGGCTGTCGAAGAAGATGTTCGTGCAGACCCTGCGCGACATGGAAACCAGCGGGCTGATCGACCGGACGGTCGACAGTACCGTGCCGCCTGCGGTGACCTATGCCCTGACGCCGCTGGGTCTGCGGTTCGTGGACCTTGTGGACATGGTCTATGACTGGGGCCGCGACAACGCCGACGCGCTGGACGCACTGCAGCCGCGCGACGGTGCGCGTCGCGGCCGTACCGCTGCGGTGCCGAAGGCGTGA
- a CDS encoding GcvT family protein has protein sequence MKTNVKALVIGGGAVGTSIAYHLARAGWDDVMLLERDELTSGSTWHAAGLLPYFNMSFATTHIHDYSIRFYKTLEEETGLNAGFAVVGNLRMAQTDERMEEYQLYASTAETCGVPYVFLTPEEIKDRWPLIETSDLKGALYHSTDGYINPADVTMAMAKGARQRGVMIERRWQADAFHWTGTHWEVTATKMIEKGGNLVPSDEQIVITAEHVVTASGNHAQRTAKMLGIKIPAIPVEHQFIVMDRDPKLVEWRKDNPEHPVVRDADAQSYVREERGGWILGVYERNAPARFEYGVPDSFRADLFELDLDRIEDQYMAMNHRIPSAEDCGLKNNFNGPICYTPDGNPLVGPAPGLRNMWLAEGFSFGITAAGGTGYYLAQMMVDGEAEIDMASLDPKRYGPWMTTEWAARKNEEAYEHVYILHHPDEERPACRPLRCSPAYDRQKARGAQFGLVNGWERPIYFGPVDAPETFDHDSRSFRRGAWWQYAVEEAKAIRENVGLIDATAFAKHRISGPGATAFLDGFTTNKLPKVGRINLTYALTAHGTTRTEYTIVRLAEDDYYLVSAGAWHAYDEDYLYKAIADAEPAVGRINAEDVTTKYGVFAIAGPNARAVLQSVIKDADPATALSNKRFPWLSARQIELGMCPVNAIRVAYTGELGWELHHPIEMQNYLFDLLEKAGASFGMKLVGARAQNWLRQEKSYRAFGNELGRDATPLEADLPRFVDLAKDFHGKAAMQAKGIRSTCVTLLIDGPADADPWGREVLYAGDTRVGRLTSGGYSVHFGKSIGMGYVHPDHAAVGTQLQVKMFDQLWPCEIVEDSPYDPQNATIRKDA, from the coding sequence ATGAAGACCAACGTCAAGGCACTTGTCATCGGCGGCGGTGCCGTCGGCACCTCGATCGCCTACCACCTCGCCCGCGCCGGCTGGGACGACGTCATGCTGCTGGAACGCGACGAACTCACCTCCGGCTCTACCTGGCACGCGGCGGGCCTGCTGCCCTATTTCAACATGAGCTTTGCCACGACCCACATCCACGATTATTCCATCCGCTTCTACAAGACGCTGGAGGAGGAGACGGGCCTGAACGCGGGCTTCGCCGTGGTCGGCAACCTGCGCATGGCCCAGACGGACGAGCGGATGGAGGAATACCAGCTTTACGCCTCTACCGCCGAGACCTGCGGCGTCCCATACGTCTTTCTGACGCCAGAGGAGATCAAGGACCGCTGGCCCCTGATCGAGACGTCCGACCTCAAAGGCGCGCTTTACCACAGCACCGACGGCTACATTAACCCCGCCGACGTGACGATGGCGATGGCCAAGGGCGCGCGGCAGCGTGGCGTGATGATCGAACGCCGCTGGCAGGCCGACGCGTTTCACTGGACGGGCACCCATTGGGAGGTGACGGCAACCAAGATGATCGAGAAGGGCGGCAACCTCGTCCCCTCCGACGAACAGATCGTCATCACCGCCGAACACGTCGTGACCGCCTCTGGCAACCACGCGCAGCGCACGGCCAAGATGCTGGGGATCAAGATCCCGGCGATCCCGGTCGAGCATCAGTTCATCGTCATGGACCGCGACCCCAAACTGGTCGAATGGCGCAAGGACAACCCGGAACACCCCGTCGTCCGCGACGCCGACGCGCAAAGCTACGTGCGCGAAGAGCGTGGTGGCTGGATCCTTGGCGTCTACGAACGGAACGCCCCCGCCCGTTTTGAGTATGGCGTCCCCGACAGCTTCCGCGCGGACCTCTTTGAGCTCGACCTCGACCGGATCGAGGATCAGTACATGGCGATGAACCACCGCATCCCTTCGGCCGAGGACTGCGGGCTGAAAAACAACTTCAACGGCCCGATCTGCTACACCCCCGACGGCAATCCGCTGGTCGGCCCGGCGCCCGGCCTGCGCAACATGTGGCTGGCCGAAGGCTTCTCTTTCGGCATCACCGCCGCCGGCGGCACCGGCTACTACCTCGCGCAGATGATGGTCGACGGCGAGGCCGAGATCGACATGGCGAGCCTCGACCCCAAGCGCTACGGTCCGTGGATGACCACCGAATGGGCGGCGCGCAAGAACGAGGAAGCCTACGAGCACGTCTACATCCTGCACCACCCGGACGAGGAACGCCCCGCCTGCCGCCCGCTGCGCTGTTCGCCCGCCTACGACCGCCAAAAGGCCCGCGGCGCCCAATTCGGTCTGGTGAACGGCTGGGAACGCCCGATCTACTTCGGCCCCGTCGATGCACCCGAGACGTTCGACCACGACAGCCGCAGCTTCCGCCGCGGTGCGTGGTGGCAATACGCGGTGGAGGAGGCCAAGGCGATCCGCGAGAATGTCGGCCTGATCGACGCCACCGCCTTTGCCAAGCATCGCATCAGCGGCCCCGGTGCGACCGCCTTCCTCGACGGGTTTACCACCAACAAGCTGCCGAAGGTCGGCCGCATCAACCTGACCTATGCCCTGACCGCCCACGGCACGACGCGCACGGAATACACCATCGTCCGTCTGGCAGAGGACGATTACTACCTCGTCTCTGCCGGGGCCTGGCACGCCTATGACGAGGATTACCTGTACAAGGCCATCGCCGACGCCGAACCCGCCGTGGGCCGCATCAACGCGGAAGACGTCACCACGAAATACGGCGTCTTCGCCATCGCAGGCCCCAACGCCCGCGCCGTGCTGCAATCGGTCATCAAGGACGCGGATCCCGCGACTGCCTTGTCGAACAAGCGGTTCCCCTGGCTCTCCGCCCGCCAGATCGAACTCGGCATGTGCCCGGTCAACGCGATCCGCGTGGCCTACACCGGCGAGCTTGGCTGGGAACTACACCACCCGATCGAGATGCAGAACTACCTCTTCGACCTGCTGGAAAAGGCGGGCGCTTCGTTCGGGATGAAACTCGTCGGCGCCCGCGCCCAGAACTGGCTGCGGCAGGAAAAATCCTACCGCGCCTTCGGTAACGAACTCGGCCGCGACGCGACCCCGCTGGAGGCGGATCTGCCCCGCTTCGTCGACCTCGCCAAGGATTTCCATGGCAAGGCCGCGATGCAGGCCAAGGGCATCCGCTCCACCTGCGTCACCCTGCTGATCGACGGCCCCGCCGACGCCGACCCCTGGGGCCGCGAAGTGCTCTATGCCGGCGACACCCGTGTCGGCCGCCTGACCTCGGGGGGCTATTCGGTTCACTTCGGCAAGAGCATCGGCATGGGCTACGTCCATCCCGATCACGCGGCTGTCGGCACGCAATTGCAGGTCAAGATGTTCGACCAGCTCTGGCCCTGCGAGATCGTCGAGGATTCCCCCTACGACCCGCAGAATGCCACCATCCGCAAGGACGCCTGA
- a CDS encoding DUF7002 family protein — translation MTRDDFIRLVGKSVFHVTLESNMTGIGARGLLRPAEAARQAGFAPADVALRKDPETIVANAGPMTLNHQRPLLAGEDNAGDFLSSGSLRDWAMQLDERVFFWPRRMRQSYIDSFGADAHLVVLEIDAGGLFDIYADNLDLAPINSGAALRKPARRGPWIYVPATATVEAFRTNRIKRDLVKSRDAVAELSLRCDIPGPQLSVLRITREA, via the coding sequence ATGACGCGTGACGATTTCATCCGGCTGGTCGGAAAAAGCGTATTCCACGTCACGCTGGAGTCGAACATGACCGGCATCGGTGCGCGCGGTTTGCTGCGCCCGGCAGAGGCGGCGCGTCAGGCAGGCTTTGCACCCGCCGACGTGGCCCTGCGCAAGGATCCCGAGACCATCGTTGCAAATGCGGGGCCGATGACGCTGAACCATCAGCGCCCGCTGCTGGCCGGAGAGGACAATGCCGGGGACTTTCTGTCGTCGGGCAGCCTGCGCGACTGGGCGATGCAACTGGACGAGCGGGTGTTCTTCTGGCCGCGCCGGATGCGGCAGAGCTATATCGACAGCTTTGGCGCGGACGCGCATCTGGTGGTGCTGGAAATCGACGCGGGCGGGCTGTTCGATATCTATGCGGACAACCTGGATCTTGCGCCCATCAACTCCGGTGCGGCACTGCGCAAGCCCGCGCGACGGGGGCCGTGGATCTATGTCCCTGCCACCGCCACGGTCGAGGCGTTCCGCACCAACCGGATCAAGCGGGATCTGGTCAAGAGCCGCGACGCGGTGGCGGAACTGAGTCTGCGCTGCGATATCCCGGGGCCGCAATTGTCGGTGTTGCGGATCACGCGCGAGGCGTGA